In a single window of the Flavobacterium sp. W4I14 genome:
- a CDS encoding 3-dehydroquinate synthase (product_source=KO:K01735; cath_funfam=1.20.1090.10,3.40.50.1970; cog=COG0337; ko=KO:K01735; pfam=PF01761; superfamily=56796; tigrfam=TIGR01357), protein MEPLTSAGHTLYFESSLAALKTLLESNKYSKVFVLADEHTSEICLPLFQSLLDDYAEFDLIETSAGEENKNIDFCIGIWKTLLDFEADRKSLMINLGGGVITDMGGFIASTYKRGIDFINVPTTLLSQVDASVGGKTGIDIDNVKNMVGTFTLPQMVFIETAFLKTLPQRELLSGFAEMIKHGLIYDKPYYEKLKESNYLNPSAQDIYRSVEIKNEVVTIDPHEKNLRKILNFGHTIGHAVEGYSLANDENPLTHGEAIAIGFVCEAALSIKNSTLTQEELKDISGYILSLYPKYHIKKESFDTLLELMQSDKKNEDGNILFSLLETTGKCTFNCRVSTADILSSLDYYNSL, encoded by the coding sequence ATGGAACCACTAACCAGTGCAGGTCACACCCTATATTTCGAAAGTAGCTTAGCAGCACTAAAAACACTTTTAGAAAGCAATAAATACAGCAAAGTTTTTGTACTTGCAGATGAACATACCAGCGAAATCTGCTTGCCCCTATTTCAATCCCTTTTAGATGATTATGCTGAATTTGACCTGATCGAAACTTCAGCAGGTGAAGAAAACAAAAACATCGATTTTTGTATCGGAATCTGGAAGACGCTTTTGGATTTTGAAGCAGACCGTAAAAGTTTAATGATCAATTTAGGTGGCGGTGTAATTACCGATATGGGTGGATTTATTGCATCTACCTATAAAAGAGGAATCGATTTCATCAATGTACCTACTACCCTTCTATCACAGGTTGATGCTTCGGTAGGTGGCAAAACAGGCATTGATATCGACAATGTAAAAAACATGGTAGGCACTTTTACCTTACCACAAATGGTTTTTATCGAAACTGCATTTTTAAAAACCTTGCCACAGCGCGAGCTTTTATCGGGCTTTGCCGAAATGATTAAACATGGCCTGATTTATGATAAGCCATATTACGAAAAATTAAAAGAAAGCAATTACTTAAATCCTTCTGCACAAGATATTTACCGATCAGTAGAAATTAAAAACGAGGTGGTTACCATCGATCCGCATGAAAAAAACCTGCGTAAGATTTTAAACTTCGGGCATACCATTGGACATGCTGTAGAGGGTTATTCTTTGGCAAATGACGAAAATCCGTTAACACATGGTGAAGCGATTGCCATAGGTTTTGTTTGTGAGGCTGCATTATCGATCAAAAACAGTACGTTAACTCAGGAGGAATTGAAGGATATTAGTGGATATATTTTGTCTTTATATCCTAAATATCATATTAAAAAAGAGAGCTTCGATACACTTTTAGAACTGATGCAAAGTGATAAAAAGAATGAAGATGGAAACATTCTCTTTTCACTTTTAGAAACAACAGGTAAATGCACGTTTAACTGCCGTGTAAGTACCGCTGATATTTTGAGCAGTTTAGATTATTACAATAGTTTATAA
- a CDS encoding proline dehydrogenase (product_source=KO:K00318; cath_funfam=3.20.20.220; ko=KO:K00318; pfam=PF01619; superfamily=51730) codes for MDLSPNKQPNFDNTEIAFRQKSNNELKKAYWLFKMIGSNFLTKVGPAITNFFLNIGLPIQGAIKATIFQQFCGGETIAECDKAIAQLDKGGVGTILDYSVEGEEEEQVFDETCAEIIRTIVRADGDTKIPITVFKITGIGRFALLQKLDAKETLNDAEKAEYEKVKLRCEMICKTAFDKGVPIMIDAEETWIQNTIDELALDMMRKFNRERIIVYNTYQMYRHDKLADMKADHLIAKADGFILGVKMVRGAYMEKERKRAAEMGYPSPIQPDKAASDRDYNESLRYCVDHIEEIAIVAGTHNEDSSRLLTYLLEEKNITHNHPHVYFAQLLGMSDNLSFNLADSNYNVAKYVPYGPIKAVMPYLFRRAQENTSVAGQTGRELGLIERELKRRKL; via the coding sequence ATGGATTTATCCCCCAACAAACAACCAAATTTCGACAATACGGAAATTGCTTTTCGTCAAAAATCTAACAACGAACTAAAAAAAGCATATTGGCTTTTTAAAATGATTGGGAGTAATTTCCTTACCAAAGTTGGTCCGGCCATTACCAATTTCTTTTTAAATATCGGTTTACCAATCCAAGGGGCAATAAAAGCCACTATATTTCAGCAGTTTTGTGGTGGCGAAACCATTGCAGAATGCGATAAAGCCATTGCGCAATTGGATAAAGGCGGAGTGGGTACCATTTTAGATTATTCGGTTGAAGGCGAAGAAGAGGAGCAGGTTTTTGATGAAACCTGTGCAGAGATTATCCGTACGATTGTCCGCGCTGATGGTGATACCAAAATTCCGATCACAGTTTTCAAAATTACCGGAATTGGTCGTTTTGCCTTATTGCAGAAGCTGGATGCTAAAGAAACCTTAAATGATGCAGAAAAGGCAGAATACGAAAAAGTAAAACTGCGTTGCGAAATGATCTGTAAAACGGCTTTCGATAAAGGTGTTCCGATTATGATCGATGCCGAAGAAACCTGGATCCAGAATACCATTGATGAACTGGCTTTGGATATGATGCGTAAATTTAACCGCGAGCGTATTATTGTTTACAATACCTACCAAATGTACCGCCATGATAAACTGGCCGATATGAAAGCCGACCATTTAATCGCTAAAGCTGATGGTTTTATTTTGGGTGTGAAAATGGTTCGTGGTGCCTATATGGAAAAAGAACGTAAACGTGCTGCAGAAATGGGTTATCCTTCGCCAATTCAACCGGATAAAGCAGCATCTGACCGTGATTATAACGAATCTTTAAGGTATTGTGTAGATCATATTGAAGAAATTGCCATAGTTGCAGGAACGCACAATGAAGATAGCAGCCGTTTATTGACTTACCTTTTAGAAGAAAAGAATATTACGCACAACCACCCTCATGTATATTTTGCCCAGTTGCTAGGGATGAGTGATAACTTGAGCTTTAACCTTGCCGATTCGAATTATAATGTGGCAAAGTATGTCCCTTACGGGCCGATAAAAGCAGTAATGCCTTATCTGTTCAGAAGAGCACAGGAAAATACTTCAGTGGCCGGACAAACAGGCCGTGAGCTGGGTTTGATTGAAAGAGAATTAAAAAGAAGGAAATTGTAA
- a CDS encoding ribosome-associated protein (product_source=KO:K14761; cath_funfam=3.10.290.10; cog=COG2501; ko=KO:K14761; pfam=PF13275; smart=SM00363; superfamily=55174) codes for MIQFKLEGEFIPLIQLLKASGLVGSGGDAQTVVEDGLVKTNGEVEFRKRYKVRVGDIITFGENKIEVI; via the coding sequence ATGATACAATTCAAATTAGAGGGCGAATTTATTCCATTAATCCAACTGTTAAAAGCAAGCGGATTAGTTGGGAGTGGCGGTGATGCCCAAACCGTTGTTGAGGATGGCTTAGTAAAAACTAACGGCGAGGTCGAATTCCGCAAACGTTATAAGGTTAGGGTTGGCGATATTATTACTTTTGGTGAAAACAAAATAGAAGTTATTTAA